The sequence CGTCGGACGTCATCGCGTGCGTGGCGTGCCTGAACACAGTCAGGATTCGAGCCGTCAGGTCGGCCCGTTGAGCGGGCGTGAGGTCGACGTATGGATTGAGTCGGCGCGGAGCCGCGTTCGGGAGGGCGTTGTCGATCACGATGCCTCCCTGATCCTGAACGCGCGCGGCTTCTTCGGGCAGGAGTGCTTTTCCGGCTCGGCGCTTGTCGCGGCGCGAAGGCGCTTGATCGCGTCCGCACACGTCGGTTCGTCTGGAATCGAGATCTGCTTCGCGGCAATGGTGTTGCCGTCCATGATCAGGTACTCGATATAGACGCCGTCTACGAGCGGTCGGCGCATGACGATGTGCTTGCCGATGAGGAGCGGCGACGTCGGAAGCTGGCGATCGCGTTCGTAACGGGCGACGGTCCGGGGCGACAGCGTGTCCCGGCGCGGGATGCCCGCGTGCTGCGCTGCGTTGATTCTGTGCATGGCTTCATCATCTCCTTTACGCCGAGTGCGCAAGCCGTCCTCGGCGCGTGAGCGTCAGACGTTGGCGTGGAAGGTGGTGGGCTTGTCAGCGACGGGGCCGCTATCCAGCACGTTCGCGGCGATGATCAGGGCGGCGGCGGCGAAGACGCACTTGAATAGCAGCGACTTTTCCAAGTTGTTTTGCTGGCCCCGTCGCAACATGTCTTGGCGAGCCGCGCGATGCAGGTCGGTCATTTTTTTCATGAGATTTCTCCGGGCACGCGAGATTGCGCATCCGGAGAATAGTCTTATATGGCTTATATGGTCAAGACAAATAAGGCTTAAAGTTTATGACGCGTTCCTGTGGGGAATTGCGGGGGGGTGCCCCTATGTCTTTCGTCAAGCGTTAGGGGCTGACTTGGGTTGGTAAATGGTGCCATCACGCAGCATGGCGAACAGGACGTCGCAGCGTCGTCGTGCCAGTGCGATGAGGGCCTGGTTGTGGCGCTTGCCTTGCTGGATCTTGCGCGAGTAATAGGCCCGCGAGACTGGGTCTCGTAAGGCCGCGAAGGCAGAGAGGAACAAGGCTCGCTTGAGCACCTTGTTGCCCCGTCTGGATGGATGCTCGCCACGGATCGACGAGCCTGAGCGCCGGGTGACCGGCGCGAGGCCAGCGTAGGCCGCCAGATGCGCGGCGGAGGCGAAGGCTTTATGGGCGACTTCGGTCAGGAGTCTGGCGGCGGTCCTGACGCCGACTCCCGGCATGCTGGTCAGGACCGGCCAAAGAGGGTGAGCAAGCACCAGCCGCTCAACTTCGGCGGCGATTTCGTCACGCTGCTTGCGCAAGGCGGCGAGTTGCTGGGCCAAACGAGGCATGACGATGGTGGCAGCCTGCGTGCCGGGCACGATCACGGCTTGCTCGTTCAGCGCGTGAACGATTTCGGCCGCCAAGTTCTTGCCCATGCGCGGTGCGAGCTTGATGAGGCGGTTGGCGAGGGTCTTCTCGCTGGCAGCGGCAAGTGCGCTTGGGGACGGGTAGCGCTCAAGCAGATCGAGCACCGCCGGATGGTCGAGGCGCGGTCCGAGAACGCGCTCGAGCGCCGGATGGATTTGAGTAAGCAAGCCGCGAATGCGGTTGCTGGTCTGCGTGACCTGAGCGGCGAGGTCGTCATCGAAGCCGCACAGCATGGTGAGCTCGGCGAGCTGCTCGTCGGCGAGTCGAAGCGAGCGCAGCGTATGCGGCATCGAGCGAGCGGCTTCGGCGATGATCGCGGCATCGCGGGCATCGGTCTTGGCTTCGCCGGCGTGCAGATCGGCAATACGGCGCATGGCCAGTCCGGGAAGATAGGCGACGAGTATGCCTTCAGCACGGGCGACGGCTACAGGAAGCGCACCTATGGTGGAAGGCTGGTCGACGACGAACAGAAGTCGGCCGTGAGTCTTGAGCTCGGCGATGAGGGCTCGCAGCTTGACCTCGTCGTTGGGTAGCGCCTGGTTGTACAGACGCTTGCCATTTCGATCGAGTGCAACGGCGTGATGCTGGCCTTTACCGACGTCGACGCCGATGAAGATATCGATGGCGTCATGTTGTTGGGTTTCTTGCATCGCAGTTTATGCAGAGTGAACGGATTGGCCTGCAACAACGGTGGCAAGTCTCGGC comes from Burkholderia savannae and encodes:
- a CDS encoding IS110 family RNA-guided transposase → MQETQQHDAIDIFIGVDVGKGQHHAVALDRNGKRLYNQALPNDEVKLRALIAELKTHGRLLFVVDQPSTIGALPVAVARAEGILVAYLPGLAMRRIADLHAGEAKTDARDAAIIAEAARSMPHTLRSLRLADEQLAELTMLCGFDDDLAAQVTQTSNRIRGLLTQIHPALERVLGPRLDHPAVLDLLERYPSPSALAAASEKTLANRLIKLAPRMGKNLAAEIVHALNEQAVIVPGTQAATIVMPRLAQQLAALRKQRDEIAAEVERLVLAHPLWPVLTSMPGVGVRTAARLLTEVAHKAFASAAHLAAYAGLAPVTRRSGSSIRGEHPSRRGNKVLKRALFLSAFAALRDPVSRAYYSRKIQQGKRHNQALIALARRRCDVLFAMLRDGTIYQPKSAPNA